From one Triticum urartu cultivar G1812 chromosome 3, Tu2.1, whole genome shotgun sequence genomic stretch:
- the LOC125544728 gene encoding hexokinase-9-like isoform X1 — protein MRKAAALAAAAVVAAAAAIAVRQRLREAKRWARVAAVLSDLQERCAAPAARLLQVSDAMDVEMRAGLASEDGSKLKMLVTYVDSLPSGDEKGLFYALDLGGTNFRVLRVQLGGKEQRVIKQESVGVSIPQHLMSRSSHELFDFIAAALAKFVASEGEDYHLPEGTLRQLGFTFSFPVKQTSISSGTLIKWTKGFAIEEMVGKDIVAELNEAIKRQGLVMKVSTLVNDTVGTLAAGRYVDDDTMIAVILGTGTNAAYTENAHAIPKWHAPLPMSGDMVINMEWGNFKSAHLPLTEFDQALDAESLNPGEQNYEKLTSGMYMGEIVRRILLQMAQEAALFGDNIPPKLETPYILKTFHMLVMHHDVSPDLETVGIKLKEIFQIESTSRKTRKLVVDVCEVITTRGARLAAAGIHGILKKLGRATDSPDKRRTVIAVDGGVYKYYTFFSECMERTLSDMLGEDLAPSVVIKPANDGSGLGAALLAANYSQYLQADEDY, from the exons ATGCGGAAGGCAGCGGCGTTAGCGGCTGCGGCGGTGGTCGCGGCCGCAGCTGCCATTGCCGTGCGCCAGAGGCTGCGGGAGGCGAAGCGGTGGGCGCGCGTGGCCGCCGTGCTGTCGGACCTGCAGGAGCGGTGCGCGGCGCCGGCGGCGCGGCTGCTGCAGGTGTCGGACGCGATGGACGTGGAGATGCGCGCGGGGCTCGCCTCCGAGGACGGGAGCAAGCTCAAGATGCTCGTCACCTACGTTGACTCCCTCCCCTCCGg GGATGAGAAAGGGCTATTTTATGCACTTGACCTCGGAGGAACAAACTTCCGTGTTTTACGAGTTCAATTAGGGGGCAAGGAACAGCGAGTTATCAAGCAAGAATCTGTAGGGGTATCCATTCCGCAGCATTTAATGTCCAGAAGCTCGCAT GAACTATTTGATTTTATCGCCGCTGCTTTAGCAAAGTTTGTTGCCTCTGAGGGTGAAGATTATCATCTTCCGGAGGGCACTCTAAGACAACTCGGTTTTACATTCTCCTTTCCAGTGAAGCAAACTTCGATTTCATCCGGCACACTTATCAAGTGGACAAAGGGTTTTGCAATTGAGGAAATG GTTGGCAAGGATATCGTGGCTGAATTAAACGAGGCTATAAAACGTCAAGGACTTGTTATGAAAGTCTCAACATTG GTGAATGATACCGTTGGGACTCTGGCTGCTGGAAGGTATGTAGATGATGATACTATGATTGCCGTAATACTGGGAACTGGTACTAATGCAGCATACACAGAGAATGCACATGCAATTCCTAAATGGCATGCCCCCCTGCCCATGTCCGGAGATATG GTAATAAACATGGAGTGGGGAAATTTCAAGTCCGCTCATCTTCCACTCACTGAATTTGATCAAGCTTTGGATGCAGAAAGTTTGAATCCTGGAGAACAG AATTATGAGAAGTTGACCTCTGGTATGTATATGGGGGAAATTGTCCGGAGAATCTTGCTACAGATGGCTCAAGAAGCTGCTCTTTTTGGTGATAATATACCTCCAAAACTAGAGACCCCATACATTCTGAA GACATTTCACATGTTGGTGATGCATCATGATGTATCACCTGATCTCGAAACAGTTGGTATCAAACTAAAAGAAATCTTCCAG ATCGAGAGCACCTCAAGAAAAACAAGAAAACTGGTCGTGGATGTTTGCGAGGTCATTACCACACGTGGTGCACGGCTTGCTGCTGCCGGGATACATGGCATTCTCAAAAAGCTCGGTCGGGCTACTGACAGCCCCGATAAGCGAAGGACAGTAATCGCCGTGGACGGCGGAGTCTACAAGTACTATACTTTCTTCAGCGAGTGCATGGAGAGGACTCTGAGTGATATGCTTGGGGAGGACCTGGCACCCTCGGTTGTGATTAAACCGGCCAATGACGGCTCGGGCCTTGGGGCCGCTCTCTTGGCGGCTAACTATTCTCAGTACCTCCAGGCTGATGAAGATTATTAG
- the LOC125544730 gene encoding 40S ribosomal protein S24-1-like → MADTKASAAVTLRTRKFMTNRLLSRKQFVLEVIHPGKANVPKAELKDKLAKMYDVKDANCIFVFKFRTHFGGGKSTGFGLIYDNLEAAKKFEPKYRLIRNGLATKVEKSRKQIKERKNRSKKIRGVKKTKADAGKKKK, encoded by the exons ATGGCGGACacgaaggccagcgcggcggtCACCCTCCGCACCCGCAAGTTCATgaccaaccgcctcctctcccgGAAGCAATTC GTGCTTGAGGTGATCCACCCCGGCAAGGCCAACGTCCCCAAG GCGGAGCTCAAGGATAAGCTGGCCAAGATGTACGACGTGAAGGACGCCAACTGCATCTTCGTGTTCAAGTTCCGCACGCATTTCGGGGGCGGCAAGTCCACTGGATTCGGTCTCATCTACGACAACCTCGAAGCAGCCAAGAAGTTCGAGCCCAAGTACCGCCTGATCAGG AATGGTCTTGCTACTAAGGTTGAAAAGTCTCGCAAGCAAATTAAGGAGCGTAAGAACAGATCTAAGAAGATCCGTGGTGTCAAGAAG ACCAAGGCTGATGccgggaagaagaagaagtaa
- the LOC125544729 gene encoding senescence/dehydration-associated protein At4g35985, chloroplastic-like — protein MGCCGGGAMSSSSSSRPRGGIREETLLRVPGAAVHLVAGSEGPLELGRGELSVVRIFKDDVAVTTVVRVGRDLGWPLARDEPVVKLDRLHYLFTLPDKDGGLLNYGVSFADAALLPSFDALLKSNSCFSTPSAPSRGSRPPPPASASPDAYWNDFSPKVESYNNVLAKAIGAGTGHLVKGIFMCSEAYASQVQKGANLINPQAAGGASKRFGGTGGADGSSQAGPAKRGGVNKSLKRVRKLSEMTEKMSKTMLDTVISVTGSMAAPLLRSNQGKALLSTVPGEVVIASLDAINKVMDAVEAAERRSLAATSNVVSGAVSKRYGESAGEATGDAFATVGHTVGTAWNIFKIRKAVTPSSSLPGNMVKSAVRNRN, from the exons ATGGGCTGctgcggtgggggcgccatgtcgtcgtcgtcgtcgtcgaggccGAGGGGCGGCATCCGGGAGGAGACGCTGCTGCGCGTCCCGGGCGCGGCGGTGCACCTCGTGGCCGGCTCCGAGGGACCCCTCGAGCTCGGCCGCGGCGAGCTCTCCGTCGTGAGGATCTTCAAGGACGACGTGGCGGTGACCACCGTGGTGCGCGTCGGCCGCGACCTCGGCTGGCCGCTGGCGAGGGACGAGCCCGTGGTCAAACTCGACCGCCTGCACTACCTCTTCACGCTGCCGGACAAGGACGGCGGGCTGCTCAACTACGGCGTCTCCTTCGCCGACGCCGCGCTGCTGCCGTCCTTCGACGCGCTCCTCAAGTCCAACTCCTGCTTCTCCACGCCTTCCGCGCCGTCGAGGGGCtcgaggccgccgccgccggcgtCGGCGTCGCCCGACGCGTACTGGAACGACTTCTCGCCCAAGGTGGAGAGCTACAACAACGTGCTCGCCAAGGCCATCGGCGCCGGCACCGGCCACCTCGTCAAAGGCATCTTCATGTGCAGCGAGGCCTACGCCAGCCAG GTTCAAAAGGGAGCCAACCTGATAAACCCTCAAGCAGCCGGCGGCGCGAGCAAACGCTTCGGCGGCACCGGTGGAGCTGACGGGAGCAGCCAGGCAGGTCCGGCGAAGCGTGGAGGAGTCAACAAGAGCCTCAAGAG GGTGAGGAAGCTGTCGGAGATGACGGAGAAGATGAGCAAGACGATGCTGGACACGGTCATCTCGGTGACAGGGTCCATGGCCGCACCGCTGCTCCGTTCCAACCAAGGGAAAGCCCTCCTCTCCACCGTCCCCGGAGAGGTCGTTATCGCCTCTCTCGACGCCATCA ATAAAGTTATGGACGCGGTAGAGGCTGCCGAGAGGAGGTCGCTTGCTGCAACCTCCAACGTTGTTTCCGGTGCAGTGTCCAAGAG GTATGGAGAGAGCGCAGGGGAGGCGACCGGAGACGCGTTCGCGACGGTCGGCCACACCGTCGGGACGGCGTGGAACATCTTCAAGATACGCAAGGCCGTCACGCCCTCGTCCTCCCTTCCGGGGAACATGGTCAAGAGCGCCGTCAGGAACAGAAACTGA
- the LOC125544728 gene encoding hexokinase-9-like isoform X2, protein MRKAAALAAAAVVAAAAAIAVRQRLREAKRWARVAAVLSDLQERCAAPAARLLQVSDAMDVEMRAGLASEDGSKLKMLVTYVDSLPSGDEKGLFYALDLGGTNFRVLRVQLGGKEQRVIKQESVGELFDFIAAALAKFVASEGEDYHLPEGTLRQLGFTFSFPVKQTSISSGTLIKWTKGFAIEEMVGKDIVAELNEAIKRQGLVMKVSTLVNDTVGTLAAGRYVDDDTMIAVILGTGTNAAYTENAHAIPKWHAPLPMSGDMVINMEWGNFKSAHLPLTEFDQALDAESLNPGEQNYEKLTSGMYMGEIVRRILLQMAQEAALFGDNIPPKLETPYILKTFHMLVMHHDVSPDLETVGIKLKEIFQIESTSRKTRKLVVDVCEVITTRGARLAAAGIHGILKKLGRATDSPDKRRTVIAVDGGVYKYYTFFSECMERTLSDMLGEDLAPSVVIKPANDGSGLGAALLAANYSQYLQADEDY, encoded by the exons ATGCGGAAGGCAGCGGCGTTAGCGGCTGCGGCGGTGGTCGCGGCCGCAGCTGCCATTGCCGTGCGCCAGAGGCTGCGGGAGGCGAAGCGGTGGGCGCGCGTGGCCGCCGTGCTGTCGGACCTGCAGGAGCGGTGCGCGGCGCCGGCGGCGCGGCTGCTGCAGGTGTCGGACGCGATGGACGTGGAGATGCGCGCGGGGCTCGCCTCCGAGGACGGGAGCAAGCTCAAGATGCTCGTCACCTACGTTGACTCCCTCCCCTCCGg GGATGAGAAAGGGCTATTTTATGCACTTGACCTCGGAGGAACAAACTTCCGTGTTTTACGAGTTCAATTAGGGGGCAAGGAACAGCGAGTTATCAAGCAAGAATCTGTAGGG GAACTATTTGATTTTATCGCCGCTGCTTTAGCAAAGTTTGTTGCCTCTGAGGGTGAAGATTATCATCTTCCGGAGGGCACTCTAAGACAACTCGGTTTTACATTCTCCTTTCCAGTGAAGCAAACTTCGATTTCATCCGGCACACTTATCAAGTGGACAAAGGGTTTTGCAATTGAGGAAATG GTTGGCAAGGATATCGTGGCTGAATTAAACGAGGCTATAAAACGTCAAGGACTTGTTATGAAAGTCTCAACATTG GTGAATGATACCGTTGGGACTCTGGCTGCTGGAAGGTATGTAGATGATGATACTATGATTGCCGTAATACTGGGAACTGGTACTAATGCAGCATACACAGAGAATGCACATGCAATTCCTAAATGGCATGCCCCCCTGCCCATGTCCGGAGATATG GTAATAAACATGGAGTGGGGAAATTTCAAGTCCGCTCATCTTCCACTCACTGAATTTGATCAAGCTTTGGATGCAGAAAGTTTGAATCCTGGAGAACAG AATTATGAGAAGTTGACCTCTGGTATGTATATGGGGGAAATTGTCCGGAGAATCTTGCTACAGATGGCTCAAGAAGCTGCTCTTTTTGGTGATAATATACCTCCAAAACTAGAGACCCCATACATTCTGAA GACATTTCACATGTTGGTGATGCATCATGATGTATCACCTGATCTCGAAACAGTTGGTATCAAACTAAAAGAAATCTTCCAG ATCGAGAGCACCTCAAGAAAAACAAGAAAACTGGTCGTGGATGTTTGCGAGGTCATTACCACACGTGGTGCACGGCTTGCTGCTGCCGGGATACATGGCATTCTCAAAAAGCTCGGTCGGGCTACTGACAGCCCCGATAAGCGAAGGACAGTAATCGCCGTGGACGGCGGAGTCTACAAGTACTATACTTTCTTCAGCGAGTGCATGGAGAGGACTCTGAGTGATATGCTTGGGGAGGACCTGGCACCCTCGGTTGTGATTAAACCGGCCAATGACGGCTCGGGCCTTGGGGCCGCTCTCTTGGCGGCTAACTATTCTCAGTACCTCCAGGCTGATGAAGATTATTAG